In Vanacampus margaritifer isolate UIUO_Vmar chromosome 18, RoL_Vmar_1.0, whole genome shotgun sequence, a genomic segment contains:
- the tnrc6ba gene encoding trinucleotide repeat-containing gene 6B protein isoform X1, whose protein sequence is MEDKKRKKEEKRKREASQKVTEQKNKVLDLTKQASAHPPATQSSSASPSPGPTPSASPSPATSGPGSAAAQSQGGNNAKRLAVANGQPTSSASSSSATGGTSVTGNGNTSSGGVAQAPQQQARYMPREVPPRFRCQQDHKVLLKRGQPPLSSMLLGGGGGGEPPNANIAAGSDSGAATSSLALTSSSVAASTTTSNYANSMWGTSLGSQASSQGREKVIVDGNDLEEWPSIAGSDGGGASFTVAAGGGGGSSNSNNGMPVNSTSASGNQSSSTSLFSLPNECMQSSSSVAWGTAAAQGPLGGGNAVASAGPVSQQSSSVSKAAAVPGSHDASGLVDGSSGIAGANFNPNANPSAWPALVQQDGPGGVVEGGPSSFHHQGPGGTLSANNSASVGLKAGAVGVLAGHQALSVNQSSTHQHQLHQMQSRDREMAGGKWDSESAGPKIAGEEGVAGGMGGGGDHNLSSSWRGQPSYPVSKSKTGASRTDGWEGREGGMGPYRAAEGDNGSSGWGYPGSSSGINTWGSAGNGANDSQTGVSQGGWGTSGIGVEKGVSSADWGGSSSSTAGANPGEVMGGACSSNSSSSGCSTAGNPPATPTAMNRAWDNQKGDGETGEWSEGGHGARGGSLSSGGNSRCEREPNGSRPWRQPPDTEAALQNLLSRPDLDPRVLSNTGWGQTQIRQNTAWDFGNQADHNKSALTSTSSKHPGNSSQYSSGPRIGDSNGPGVHPPLLSSAGSSGEGWETSSSSSSSGGASLSGRAPPPSGPSMSNLGVSQSGPGISAGTGGASGSLGQNQQGKATGWGVVDNQETKGWGNEEWRTNRGNGGGWGGLGQQGNLVSPGWGGNDERGAVGWKEMGGEGRGSGWGSGQKVGAGRDWGEQESKSNSGAGWEDKPKNGGRNSGGDSGAGGWGSWDEDAPQRSWGAGGTGAGGSGAVGISGSKPHQSWSGGNKMHQMPNSQSGPITGLQAQLQQQQSQPRNQPPHLQQALDQGAMQGGGGRKPISQAQNQSSGWTSGPIPAGHGLGGSGSEPSGWEDPSPQSLSRKNEIDDGTSAWGDPTHYNYKPVNLWDKNSAPAGQQPHGQGQTQQQGPPPPAQQLNRPVAGPGASRDFNTSHGQGKASPMAGTSGWGGTPPASPTMDNGTAAWAKPADAPSGWGEPGDAGGKTGWGNPPSNPIKSGSKSMQDSWGDKEGSVTASRHSSWEDEEEGGSMWNSTGSQGSGSSWGQGSNGGWGQSHNVKKPSNKGPLKVGGDSWMSPINRQFSNMGLLNDDPSGLNIDLASGTLQEKKMEMDKRAMGMMDYNGDMRKGRGGGSMAYRSPVSKEATPGDPVSFYDKTLLLNNQDGYLGEDGPCSLFSPPTTAYKPHSLFNHTIPFRQGGHSLLGSSGGMSQPRHQPNVPPMNQSPGIRAQVPHQFLSPQVPGSMLKQMPPPSGSVGGVGGVGGVAGGGGVFPPQLSPQHIAMLSSIYPPHIQFQLACQLLLQQQQQQPQQQQQLLQNQRKFNPNVRQQADPQQLARIMAVLQQQRQQQQQVGSLGGSMKLSPSHHSGSGAKLHGADSLPHQGLAGSVADLHQKTLGPYSSFSSGMNLTSMDLGGSVVGGPGGMKDMGGQQSRFKWMMEGHSSPDTSSSENAFHKNGPVTPMKMPGGSPYSQYDMIVGDAQGNTNWHRTPGKMSTKPTTTASWPPEFQPGVPWKGIDRVDPESDPYMTPGSMMGNAVSPGLNDTEHQLLQDNTDSIPPLNTLLPSPGAWPYSASDPLNNAHNSAKYTDYKTGWPPEPIGHKSWKANRGSSQAQLSRPPPGLASQKQISPTPWSGGAPRLAGRGWSSGSGTAGSAWSDGSSRESCWLVLSNLTPQIDGSTLRTICMQHGPLLTFHLGLTQGSALIRYGSKQEAAKAQSALHMCVLGNTTILAEFVSEEDVARYIAHSQAGGSGSGGAGTGSGTAPVSSSAVGTNGSGATCDLTAVGGSGGGGGSGEGGSTAGTAVPVAAGHSESTWQSLEGTGSSSDHSAPAAPGLGIFTQWSGNSAGVGGAGVVEAGRQGLWGGMGGAGYPGSSLWGSPALEDRHQMGSPASLLPGDLLGGGADSI, encoded by the exons ATGGAAgacaagaaaaggaaaaaagaagaaaaaaggaaaagggaagcCTCTCAGAAG Gttacagaacaaaaaaacaaag TGCTAGATTTGACCAAGCAGGCATCTGCCCATCCTCCTGCAACTCAGAGCAGCTCTGCCTCCCCCAGCCCTGGACCCACCCCCTCTGCATCCCcatccccagccacttcaggcCCTGGCAGTGCTGCCGCCCAGTCACAGGGTGGTAACAATGCCAAGCGCCTTGCTGTGGCCAACGGACAGCCCACCTCCAGCGCCAGTTCTTCCTCTGCCACAGGCGGCACAAGTGTTACAGGGAACGGGAATACAAGTAGCGGAGGTGTGGCCCAGGCGCCTCAGCAGCAAGCTCGCTATATGCCGAGAGAAGTGCCGCCGAGATTCCGCTGCCAGCAGGACCATAAAGTGCTACTGAAAAGGGGTCAGCCGCCACTGTCCTCCATGCTGctgggagggggaggaggaggggagccCCCCAATGCAAACATAGCTGCTGGCTCAG ATTCTGGTGCAGCTACCTCCTCATTGGCCCTCACCTCATCATCAGTTGCTGCTTCTACCACTACTTCTAATTATGCAAATTCCATGTGGGGCACAAGCTTAGGCAGCCAGGCCTCCTCTCAGGGCAGGGAGAAGGTGATTGTAGATGGGAACGACCTGGAAGAGTGGCCCAGCATCGCTGGAAGTGATGGAGGAGGAGCTTCTTTCACTGTGGCTGCAGGCGGTGGTGGCGGaagcagcaacagcaacaacGGGATGCCTGTGAACAGCACTAGTGCCTCTGGCAACCAATCCTCATCCACTTCCTTGTTCTCTTTGCCCAATGAATGTATGCAGTCGTCCAGTAGTGTGGCTTGGGGGACGGCTGCCGCCCAGGGCCCTCTTGGAGGAGGAAATGCAGTAGCTTCAGCCGGGCCTGTATCACAGCAGTCCTCTTCAGTTTCCAAAGCCGCCGCTGTGCCAGGCAGCCATGATGCCAGTGGCCTCGTCGATGGCAGCAGTGGGATTGCGGGTGCCAACTTTAATCCAAATGCCAACCCTTCAGCCTGGCCTGCCTTGGTGCAACAGGATGGGCCCGGCGGTGTAGTGGAAGGGGGTCCATCGTCTTTTCATCACCAGGGCCCTGGAGGGACTTTATCTGCCAACAACTCTGCTTCCGTAGGGCTAAAGGCTGGGGCAGTCGGGGTGCTAGCGGGTCACCAAGCTTTGTCTGTGAATCAATCAAGCACTCATCAGCACCAACTTCACCAAATGCAATCTAGAGACAGAGAGATGGCTGGGGGGAAGTGGGATAGTGAATCAGCGGGACCAAAAATTGCAGGAGAGGAAGGAGTTGCGGGAGGAATGGGAGGTGGCGGAGACCACAATCTTTCTTCCTCGTGGAGAGGCCAACCCTCTTACCCTGTATCTAAATCCAAAACGGGTGCTTCAAGAACTGATGGATGGGAGGGCAGAGAGGGAGGCATGGGGCCATACAGAGCTGCTGAGGGGGACAATGGGTCCTCGGGATGGGGTTATCCGGGGTCCTCTAGTGGGATTAATACTTGGGGTAGTGCTGGAAATGGGGCAAATGATAGTCAAACTGGGGTATCTCAGGGAGGGTGGGGGACATCAGGAATTGGAGTGGAAAAAGGGGTGTCTAGTGCTGACTGGGGTGGGAGTTCCTCCAGCACTGCTGGAGCTAATCCTGGAGAAGTCATGGGAGGAGCCTGCAGCAGTAACAGCAGCAGTAGCGGATGCAGCACAGCTGGCAATCCTCCTGCCACCCCAACTGCTATGAACAGAGCTTGGGACAATCAGAAGGGAGACGGAGAAACGGGGGAATGGAGTGAGGGAGGACACGGAGCACGGGGAGGATCTTTATCCAGTGGTGGGAATTCCAGATGTGAAAGGGAACCTAATGGCAGTCGACCCTGGCGTCAGCCACCCGATACTGAAGCTGCCTTACAGAACCTGCTCAGCCGTCCCGATCTCGATCCACGGGTACTATCAAACACAGGCTGGGGCCAAACGCAGATCAGACAAAACACAGCTTGGGATTTTGGTAATCAAGCAGATCACAATAAGAGCGCACTCACGTCAACCTCTTCAAAACATCCGGGAAATTCTTCTCAGTATTCTTCTGGACCCAGAATTGGTGATTCTAATGGACCAGGGGTCCACCCTCCCTTGCTTTCCTCTGCTGGCTCCTCTGGGGAGGGCTGGGagaccagcagcagcagcagtagcagtGGTGGGGCCTCTTTATCTGGGAGAGCCCCACCACCTTCCGGCCCCAGCATGAGTAATCTCGGCGTCTCGCAATCTGGTCCAGGGATCTCAGCCGGTACTGGTGGGGCTTCAGGCTCACTTGGTCAAAACCAGCAAGGAAAGGCCACTGGCTGGGGTGTTGTGGATAATCAGGAGACCAAAGGGTGGGGTAACGAAGAATGGAGAACCAATAGAGGAAATGGGGGCGGTTGGGGTGGTCTGGGGCAACAAGGTAACCTTGTGAGTCCAGGCTGGGGAGGAAATGATGAGAGGGGAGCAGTAGGGTGGAAAGAAATGGGTGGGGAAGGACGAGGGAGTGGGTGGGGCTCAGGGCAGAAGGTTGGGGCAGGTAGGGACTGGGGTGAGCAGGAGTCCAAATCAAATAGTGGGGCAGGATGGGAAGACAAACCGAAGAATGGAGGAAGGAACTCAGGTGGGGATTCAGGTGCGGGCGGTTGGGGAAGCTGGGACGAGGATGCTCCCCAGAGATCCTGGGGGGCAGGTGGCACAGGGGCGGGAGGGAGTGGAGCAGTTGGAATCAGTGGGTCCAAGCCCCATCAAAGTTGGAGTGGAGGAAACAAAATGCACCAGATGCCAAACAGCCAGTCAGGCCCCATCACAGGCCTACAGGCACAACTGCAGCAGCAACAATCGCAACCCCGCAATCAGCCTCCACATCTGCAGCAAGCATTGGACCAAGGGGCTATGCAAGGGGGTGGTGGGAGAAAACCAATTTCCCAAGCCCAGAACCAAAGCTCAGGCTGGACCTCAGGGCCTATCCCTGCTGGTCACGGACTAGGTGGCAGTGGATCCGAACCAAGTGGTTGGGAAGATCCGTCCCCGCAATCTTTAAGCAGGAAAAATGAGATAGACGATGGAACATCAGCATGGGGAGACCCAACCCATTACAACTACAAGCCGGTTAATCTGTGGGATAAGAACAGCGCCCCAGCTGGTCAACAGCCACACGGTCAGGGTCAAACTCAACAACAGGGACCTCCACCTCCAGCACAGCAGCTTAATAGACCTGTTGCAGGACCTGGAGCCAGCAGGGACTTCAACACTAGTCATGGACAAGGAAAGGCCTCTCCAATGG caggTACCTCGGGTTGGGGTGGTACACCTCCAGCTAGTCCCACAATGGACAATGGCACAGCTGCTTGGGCGAAACCTGCAGATGCACCTTCTGGATGGGGAGAACCTGGTGATGCTGGAGGGAAAACTGGCTGGGGAAACCCTCCATCCAATCCTATCAAATCTG GATCAAAGTCTATGCAAGACAGCTGGGGGGACAAAGAGGGCTCCGTGACAGCTTCACGTCACTCGAGCTGGGAGGACGAAGAGGAGGGCGGGAGCATGTGGAACAGCACCGGCTCCCAGGGTAGTGGGTCATCTTGGGGACAGGGTAGCAATGGCGGCTGGGGACAGAGCCACAATGTCAAAAAGCCTAGCAACAAG GGTCCGCTCAAGGTTGGCGGAGATTCCTGGATGAGCCCAATCAACAGACAATTCTCTAATATGGGGCTTCtg AACGACGATCCGAGCGGTCTGAACATTGACCTGGCTTCAGGCACTCTCCAGGAGAAGAAGATGGAAATGGACAAAAGAGCCATGGGAATGATGGATTACAATGGAGACATGAGGAAAGGAAGAGGGGGAGGCAGCATGGCTTATCGTTCACCCGTTTCCAAAGAGGCAACGCCTGgggatcctgtttctttttacgACAAG ACCTTGCTTTTGAACAATCAGGATGGGTACCTTGGGGAGGACGGTCCTTGCTCTCTGTTCTCACCACCCACTACTGCCTACAAGCCCCATTCCCTCTTCAATCACACTATCCCCTTTAGACAA GGTGGCCACAGTCTCCTTGGCAGTAGTGGAGGGATGTCTCAGCCCAGACACCAGCCCAATGTTCCACCCATGAACCAGTCCCCAGGGATACGCGCACAAGTGCCTCATCAGTTCCTGTCACCTCAG GTGCCAGGCTCCATGCTGAAGCAGATGCCCCCTCCCAGCGGGAGCGTGGGGGGTGTTGGCGGCGTGGGAGGAGtggcaggcggcggcggcgtgttCCCTCCACAGCTGTCCCCCCAGCATATAGCCATGCTCAGCAGCATCTACCCACCGCACATCCAGTTTCAGTTG GCTTGTCAGCTCCTCCtccagcagcaacagcagcagccacaacaacagcagcagctgctGCAAAACCAGAGAAAGTTCAACCCGAATGTGCGGCAGCAAGCTGACCCTCaacag TTGGCCAGGATCATGGCAGTACTCCAGCAACAacgccagcagcagcagcaagtcGGAAGTTTAGGTGGCAGCATGAAGCTCTCTCCCTCCCACCATAGTGGAAGTGGTGCCAAATTACACGGGGCAGACTCCTTGCCCCACCAGGGCCTGGCAGGATCTGTGGCTGACCTGCATCAGAAAACGCTTGGACCCTACTCTA GCTTTAGTTCTGGTATGAACCTCACAAGTATGGACCTGGGTGGCTCTGTGGTGGGGGGGCCTGGAGGCATGAAGGACATGGGAGGTCAACAATCCCGCTTCAAATGGATGATGGAGGGGCACTCCTCCCCAGACACATCCTCATCTGAAAATGCATTCCACAAAAATG GTCCTGTCACCCCCATGAAGATGCCGGGGGGCTCACCCTACTCACAGTACGACATGATTGTCGGAGATGCGCAAGGCAACACTAATTGGCATCGCACCCCTGGCAAGATGAGTACCAAGCCCACCACTACGGCCAGTTGGCCCCCTG AATTTCAGCCTGGTGTTCCCTGGAAAGGAATCGATCGGGTTGACCCCGAATCGGACCCCTACATGACGCCAGGGAGCATGATGGGAAACGCTGTCTCTCCCGGCCTCAATGACACTGAGCACCAGTTGTTACAAGACAATACTG ATTCCATCCCTCCCCTCAACACCTTACTGCCTTCACCTGGTGCCTGGCCCTACAGTGCCTCAGATCCCCTTAACAACGCACACAACTCAG CAAAGTACACAGACTATAAGACCGGATGGCCCCCCGAGCCCATTGGGCACAAGTCCTGGAAAGCCAATCGCGGCAGCAGCCAGGCGCAGCTGTCCCGCCCACCTCCAGGCTTAGCCAGTCAAAAGCAGATTTCGCCCACCCCGTGGTCTGGCGGTGCCCCTCGACTGGCCGGCAGGGGATGGAGCAGCGGCTCAGGCACCGCTG GCTCAGCGTGGAGCGATGGCAGCTCTCGGGAAAGTTGCTGGTTGGTGCTCAGCAATCTCACACCGCAG ATTGATGGCTCCACGCTTCGAACCATCTGCATGCAGCATGGCCCCCTGCTAACCTTTCACCTCGGCCTGACCCAGGGCAGCGCACTTATCCGTTACGGCTCCAAACAGGAAGCGGCCAAAGCCCAGAGTGCCCTCCACAT GTGCGTTCTGGGCAACACCACCATCTTGGCCGAGTTTGTGAGTGAGGAGGATGTGGCCCGATACATTGCACATTCCCAGGCTGGAGGCTCGGGGAGCGGAGGCGCCGGCACGGGGTCTGGCACCGCCCCTGTGTCATCATCTGCGGTGGGGACTAACGGTAGCGGGGCCACCTGTGACCTCACTGCAGTGGGAGGAAGCGGCGGCGGGGGAGGAAGCGGAGAGGGCGGGTCTACAGCCGGGACGGCCGTACCCGTGGCAGCCGGGCATTCCGAATCCACGTGGCAGAGCCTGGAAGGCACAGGCAGCTCATCGGACCACTCGGCCCCCGCCGCGCCCGGCCTGGGCATCTTCACCCAGTGGAGCGGCAACAGCGCCGGAGTGGGTGGCGCCGGGGTGGTGGAGGCGGGGAGGCAAGGTCTGTGGGGTGGTATGGGGGGGGCCGGGTATCCCGGTAGTAGCCTGTGGGGTTCGCCAGCACTTGAAGATCGCCATCAGATGGGCAGCCCGGCCTCGCTGCTGCCGGGGGACCTTCTGGGAGGGGGCGCCGACTCCATCTGA